The stretch of DNA AAGACATTGCCAAAAGGGGAGGCCGTCCCATCATGTGGAAGACGGGCCACTCCCTTATAAAACAAAAGATGCAGGACGAGGGGGCGCTTCTTGCCGGCGAGATGAGCGGGCACCTCTTTTTCGCAGACCGGTATTTCGGTTATGACGACGGGATCTACGCGGCCCTGCGCCTTGCTGAGCTCCTTGCCTCCTCCGACGCCCCACTTTCCTCCTATCTCGCCCATGTCCCCAAGACCTTTTCCACCCCTGAGATACGGCGCGATTGCCCTGACGACATAAAGTTCGTCATTGTCGAAAAGGCACGGGAATGGTTTCGGGACCGATACGAGATCATAGACGTGGACGGGGTCCGGGTGCTTTTTCCTGACGGATGGGGACTCATCCGGGCCTCCAACACCCAGCCGGTCCTTGTGCTGCGTTTCGAGGCGGAGACACCCGCGCGTCTTCAGGAGATCCGGGATCTGGTCGAAGGGAGGCTCGATGCCATCATCCGGGAGACGCCGTAACCGAGGCGGCGGGCCAGAGGCATTCGTCCAGGTCTTCGGTCGGCTTCTCTCGGACAGGGGCTGGGAGGAGCGCTTCCGCCAGGGACGCATCTGGGAGGTCTGGGAAGAGGCCGTGGGGGAGAGGATCGCCTGCCATGCATGGCCCGAGCGGGTACAGGGCAGAGACACACTGGTCGTCGCTGTCTCTGATTCCATCTGGATGCAGGAGCTTTCCTTTCTGAAGGCCGAGATCCTCGCGCGGTTGAACGCC from Deltaproteobacteria bacterium encodes:
- a CDS encoding DUF721 domain-containing protein; this encodes MPSSGRRRNRGGGPEAFVQVFGRLLSDRGWEERFRQGRIWEVWEEAVGERIACHAWPERVQGRDTLVVAVSDSIWMQELSFLKAEILARLNACGGQTPMVSNLRFVLGDVDALRAGWKRKGTGKEGLPDVCPSARRRIEAEAEAQTADIRDPEIREAFRRFYVMHEVRKASSKGGSHADG